In one Polynucleobacter sp. JS-JIR-5-A7 genomic region, the following are encoded:
- a CDS encoding helicase RepA family protein, producing the protein MPEGNNLKIGHTQAKKTFSNVGEIGAMLGYIHEECINVSVRDTRKVIYISEDTDQFTNMMMTYLQECGCSNEEITEIFESSLLVTGLPSDHASEEAFVSALGLLIEEMTVQKPMTIGEGTYEVKPVIYFDTLRFCFAVDNENDNSLLSQLTKLIKGLQCPTVTVHHTGKTSEGEQGLQRGRAGFEEGVIVHGAGGSSLVSNLEASFISSWDMDLNIPRVIANKKRQTRIYEVCIAGGRTVSQSALSRNGEWTKEDIWFPILKLYTLDEYRHLASNGAEIKSKSIYEKIAQKLINLSESVKEIEFKIGRGGKAEVSEISKQFDTASFTRFYGIAKQDYPQYRDWLFKVAEVELPKSGIAILPLTQFAANYKSPPESDF; encoded by the coding sequence ATGCCCGAAGGTAACAACCTCAAAATTGGCCACACTCAAGCGAAGAAGACCTTTAGCAACGTCGGCGAGATCGGCGCCATGCTCGGTTACATTCACGAAGAGTGCATTAACGTCTCCGTCCGTGATACTCGCAAGGTTATTTACATCTCTGAGGATACCGACCAGTTCACTAACATGATGATGACCTACTTACAGGAGTGTGGATGCAGTAACGAAGAAATCACAGAAATCTTCGAATCCTCTTTACTTGTAACAGGACTTCCATCTGATCATGCTAGCGAAGAAGCGTTTGTCTCCGCTTTAGGTCTATTAATCGAAGAGATGACCGTCCAAAAGCCCATGACAATCGGAGAAGGCACTTACGAGGTAAAGCCAGTTATTTACTTCGATACACTCCGCTTTTGTTTCGCCGTTGATAACGAGAATGACAATAGTCTTTTAAGTCAGTTAACTAAATTGATTAAAGGCCTTCAATGTCCAACCGTTACAGTCCACCACACCGGAAAGACTTCAGAAGGCGAACAAGGCCTTCAACGCGGTCGTGCCGGATTTGAAGAAGGCGTAATCGTTCATGGTGCCGGCGGCAGTTCGCTTGTCTCCAACCTTGAGGCCTCGTTCATCTCCTCATGGGACATGGATCTCAACATCCCACGAGTAATCGCCAATAAGAAACGGCAAACTCGTATTTATGAGGTCTGTATTGCCGGTGGTAGAACAGTCTCTCAATCTGCTCTTAGTCGCAATGGAGAGTGGACCAAAGAAGACATATGGTTTCCTATCCTAAAACTCTACACTCTTGATGAGTATCGCCACCTTGCTTCAAATGGTGCCGAGATCAAATCTAAAAGCATTTACGAGAAAATCGCTCAAAAGCTGATTAACCTCTCTGAAAGTGTCAAAGAGATTGAGTTCAAAATAGGAAGAGGCGGTAAAGCTGAAGTATCAGAGATATCTAAACAGTTTGATACTGCATCCTTTACTCGCTTTTACGGCATAGCCAAGCAAGACTACCCTCAGTATCGGGATTGGTTGTTTAAGGTAGCCGAAGTAGAGCTTCCCAAATCAGGCATAGCCATCCTGCCGTTAACGCAGTTCGCAGCAAACTATAAGTCACCTCCTGAATCTGACTTCTAG